Proteins from one Hydrogenivirga caldilitoris genomic window:
- a CDS encoding sulfite oxidase-like oxidoreductase, with the protein MERKKIVSPINLREDRLPPGQHWINYPIVYDIVERLPKFDIERYRFEVWGEVENPIELSYEEVLNLPSVELVADFHCVTRWSVRDVQWEGVPTSEIIKLVKPKPEAGYVFVYCLEGYTTNMPIEYFSKEDSILAYKMFGETIPQEHGYPLRLVVPQLYAWKSAKYVWGIEFRREDKPGYWEERGYHMVGEPWREQRYWGD; encoded by the coding sequence ATGGAGAGGAAAAAAATTGTAAGCCCCATAAATCTCAGAGAGGATAGGCTTCCCCCGGGGCAACACTGGATTAACTATCCGATCGTTTACGATATAGTTGAGCGCCTGCCAAAATTTGATATTGAGAGATACAGGTTTGAGGTGTGGGGAGAGGTTGAAAACCCCATAGAGCTTTCCTATGAAGAGGTCCTCAATCTTCCATCTGTGGAACTGGTTGCCGACTTCCACTGCGTTACCAGGTGGAGCGTAAGAGATGTCCAGTGGGAAGGAGTCCCAACTTCCGAGATAATCAAGCTTGTAAAACCGAAACCCGAAGCTGGGTACGTTTTCGTATACTGTCTGGAAGGGTACACAACGAACATGCCTATTGAATACTTTTCCAAGGAAGACTCAATACTCGCCTACAAGATGTTCGGTGAGACTATACCCCAAGAACACGGCTACCCGCTCAGACTCGTCGTACCACAGCTCTATGCTTGGAAGAGCGCAAAGTACGTATGGGGAATTGAGTTTCGGAGAGAGGATAAACCCGGATACTGGGAAGAGAGAGGTTATCACATGGTCGGTGAACCTTGGAGAGAGCAGAGATACTGGGGAGATTGA
- the tmk gene encoding dTMP kinase has product MLITFEGIDGSGKTTISLMLYEFLRERGIRCVLYREPGGTELGEVLRNIVLKKDLNERVELLLFEASRVQLMIEKVKPALEEGKVVILDRFIDSTLAYQGYGRGLDLSFVKQLNEFASFGRKPDLTFLLDISPDVALRRVSEKSRFDDIPFLKRVREGFIRIAREEPRRIVVLNSEKDKEEVFKEVISALSEKLDF; this is encoded by the coding sequence ATGCTTATAACCTTTGAGGGTATAGACGGTAGCGGTAAAACCACTATCTCTTTGATGCTCTATGAATTTCTGAGAGAGAGGGGCATAAGGTGCGTCCTCTACAGGGAACCAGGTGGTACCGAGCTTGGTGAGGTGCTGAGAAACATAGTATTGAAAAAGGACTTGAACGAAAGGGTAGAGCTCCTCTTGTTTGAAGCTTCACGGGTTCAGCTAATGATTGAAAAGGTAAAACCGGCTCTTGAGGAGGGTAAGGTTGTTATCCTGGACAGGTTCATTGATTCAACCTTAGCTTACCAAGGTTACGGAAGAGGTTTGGATCTGAGCTTTGTAAAGCAGCTAAATGAGTTTGCCTCCTTCGGAAGAAAGCCGGACTTAACGTTCTTGCTTGATATAAGTCCAGATGTTGCTCTTAGAAGAGTCAGTGAAAAGAGTAGGTTTGACGACATACCCTTTCTGAAAAGGGTAAGGGAAGGCTTTATTAGAATAGCCCGAGAGGAGCCCCGGAGAATAGTGGTCCTGAATTCAGAAAAGGATAAAGAGGAAGTGTTTAAAGAGGTAATCTCTGCGCTTTCGGAAAAGCTTGATTTTTAG
- a CDS encoding YbhB/YbcL family Raf kinase inhibitor-like protein — translation MLGFILPTFLIAAATVLGGENMKLESTAFKEGEVIPVKYTCEGIDVSPPITWSGAPAGTRSFVLIMDDPDAPIGTFTHWVVYDIPSDVGGFAEDLPKVKEIEGIKQGLNDFGYIGYGGPCPPKGHGYHRYFFKLFALDIDNVGLPPGASRQQVEERMKGHILGEASFMGRYKRD, via the coding sequence ATGCTGGGTTTTATTCTCCCCACCTTTCTTATAGCGGCAGCAACAGTTCTGGGAGGAGAGAATATGAAACTGGAGAGCACAGCTTTTAAGGAGGGAGAGGTTATCCCTGTGAAGTACACCTGTGAGGGTATTGACGTTTCACCACCCATTACATGGTCCGGAGCGCCTGCAGGTACGAGGAGTTTTGTGTTAATAATGGACGACCCAGACGCACCGATAGGGACCTTTACCCACTGGGTGGTTTACGATATACCATCTGATGTGGGTGGCTTCGCTGAAGATTTACCCAAGGTGAAGGAGATAGAGGGGATAAAGCAAGGTCTGAACGATTTTGGTTATATAGGCTACGGCGGACCCTGTCCACCGAAAGGTCATGGTTACCACCGTTACTTTTTTAAACTGTTCGCTCTTGACATTGACAATGTTGGACTACCTCCAGGAGCTTCAAGACAACAGGTAGAGGAAAGGATGAAGGGACATATCCTTGGGGAAGCCTCATTTATGGGTAGATATAAGAGAGACTAA
- a CDS encoding peroxiredoxin family protein → MKVLLLLFTVLLLSCSSDHLYNLSLRSIDGKEIKLSQFRGKKFIVYVWSGTCVGHVEDLKRLTVVYPELEVPLVSIAVMMDVQDVKEVLQKNNIKPNYPVLADPKGEFANKVTLLFLPATIIFNERGEVLKNFPQLPPELVSLISTHK, encoded by the coding sequence ATGAAGGTACTGCTACTTCTTTTTACAGTACTTCTTTTATCTTGCAGTAGCGACCACCTTTATAACCTTTCTCTTAGAAGTATAGATGGTAAGGAGATAAAACTCTCACAGTTTAGGGGTAAAAAGTTTATAGTGTACGTATGGTCTGGAACCTGTGTGGGACACGTTGAAGACCTGAAGCGCCTGACGGTGGTTTATCCTGAGCTTGAAGTCCCCCTTGTGTCCATAGCTGTGATGATGGACGTTCAAGACGTAAAGGAGGTACTTCAAAAGAACAACATAAAACCTAACTACCCTGTTTTGGCAGACCCCAAGGGTGAATTCGCCAACAAGGTTACGCTCCTTTTCCTACCGGCCACGATAATTTTTAATGAAAGGGGTGAGGTACTTAAAAACTTTCCCCAACTACCTCCGGAATTAGTCTCTCTTATATCTACCCATAAATGA
- a CDS encoding copper chaperone PCu(A)C, with protein MQVFAMLLLIVGLVFSQPRLIIENPWVREVPPVSTMSAAFFTLKNVGNEDDYLVGVESTVSETAEIHTTVMEDGMMKMRPLKEVKVPAGGSVEFKPMGNHVMLINLKKPLKAGDKVDIVLIFRKSGKVNVSAPVKSMGMKMHHR; from the coding sequence ATGCAGGTATTTGCTATGCTGCTTCTGATTGTCGGGCTCGTATTCTCCCAGCCAAGGCTCATTATTGAAAACCCGTGGGTTAGGGAAGTTCCCCCAGTTTCAACTATGAGTGCCGCCTTCTTTACCCTGAAGAATGTGGGAAATGAGGATGATTACCTTGTTGGTGTTGAAAGCACCGTATCAGAAACTGCGGAGATACATACGACCGTTATGGAAGATGGTATGATGAAGATGAGACCGCTCAAAGAGGTGAAAGTCCCGGCAGGTGGCTCTGTTGAATTCAAGCCTATGGGCAACCACGTAATGCTTATAAACTTAAAGAAACCTCTTAAAGCTGGGGATAAGGTGGATATAGTACTTATATTCAGGAAGAGTGGAAAGGTAAATGTAAGTGCCCCTGTAAAAAGTATGGGCATGAAGATGCATCACCGATGA
- a CDS encoding SCO family protein, whose translation MRKPWLVFTIFLALLVLSCEKKQEFNGTLYDKPAKEFCLTGWKEGKEKKVCLSDFKGKVVLMFFGYTHCPDVCPAALQVLSKTMNSIPERAREKVQVIFISVDPERDTPEIAQKYAEYFYPSFIGLTGSPSEIEKVAKNYMAFYKKVETESKTGYLVDHTAYIYLIDPEGNLKLIYPSTRQKPELMAQDIDKLL comes from the coding sequence ATGAGAAAACCGTGGTTAGTGTTTACTATCTTCTTAGCTCTCCTCGTTCTTTCCTGCGAAAAGAAGCAGGAGTTTAATGGCACCCTGTACGATAAACCTGCAAAGGAGTTCTGCCTTACAGGATGGAAAGAAGGTAAAGAGAAAAAGGTATGCCTTTCGGACTTTAAAGGGAAGGTAGTCCTTATGTTTTTTGGATACACTCACTGCCCGGACGTGTGTCCTGCTGCCCTTCAGGTTCTCTCAAAAACTATGAACTCAATACCCGAAAGAGCTAGGGAGAAGGTTCAGGTGATATTTATAAGCGTTGACCCGGAAAGGGACACACCGGAGATAGCCCAGAAATATGCTGAGTACTTTTATCCAAGCTTTATAGGACTGACAGGTTCTCCCAGCGAAATAGAAAAGGTTGCTAAGAACTATATGGCTTTCTACAAAAAGGTGGAGACAGAGTCAAAGACGGGTTATCTCGTTGACCACACGGCTTACATATACCTTATAGACCCTGAAGGCAATCTAAAACTCATATACCCGTCTACGAGACAGAAACCCGAACTTATGGCTCAAGATATAGATAAACTGCTTTAA
- a CDS encoding MBL fold metallo-hydrolase, translating into MSGTKLFDSGNHKVFLFEELTPASAVQANQFLLIHNNEAMLLDPGGHKVQSKLFADMSVLIPPKQVKYVFLSHQDPDIVASINYWLMTTQAQALISKLWIRFLPHFGLDSKLEGRVVPIEDGGRKLKLGDDCELLIIPAHFIHSPGNFQVYDPCSKILFSGDLGASLGQDYVFVEDFDSHIRYMEGFHRRYMASGKVLKLWANMVRNLDIEIIAPQHGAVFRGRDLVNRFIDWVSQLECGVDLLSEKDYTLPV; encoded by the coding sequence ATGAGCGGAACAAAACTGTTTGATTCGGGTAACCACAAGGTCTTCCTCTTTGAGGAGCTTACCCCTGCAAGTGCCGTTCAGGCAAACCAGTTTCTCCTCATACACAACAACGAGGCTATGCTCCTTGACCCTGGAGGGCATAAGGTTCAGTCCAAGCTGTTTGCAGATATGTCCGTTCTTATACCCCCCAAACAGGTCAAGTATGTCTTTCTGTCCCACCAGGACCCTGATATAGTGGCGAGCATAAACTACTGGCTTATGACAACTCAAGCCCAGGCTCTCATATCAAAACTCTGGATACGTTTCCTGCCTCACTTTGGTCTGGACTCCAAACTTGAAGGTAGGGTAGTACCCATTGAAGATGGGGGGAGAAAGTTAAAGCTGGGTGATGACTGCGAACTACTCATAATACCAGCTCACTTTATCCACTCTCCCGGCAACTTTCAAGTTTACGACCCCTGCTCTAAGATACTCTTCTCAGGAGACTTGGGAGCTTCTCTGGGACAGGATTACGTATTCGTTGAGGACTTTGATAGCCACATAAGATACATGGAGGGTTTTCACAGGAGATACATGGCTTCCGGGAAGGTGCTGAAGTTGTGGGCTAACATGGTCAGAAATCTTGACATTGAAATAATAGCTCCCCAACACGGGGCGGTGTTCAGAGGCAGAGATCTGGTTAACAGGTTCATAGATTGGGTTTCCCAGCTTGAATGCGGTGTTGATTTGCTCTCTGAAAAGGATTATACTTTACCAGTATGA
- a CDS encoding cell division protein FtsA → MIYTGVDGAKSVSVDFSFLKRDWKISDRKGRRIYVVPSHLSFVKLEDTEVSNLYDLRRALALEIEERFGEVLWDVKLKGKRYYLGVVRDFPVPEDAFSIEPEIFSLARVPRALSLDDCYVLDLGRKKTTLVRVSEGQLQSYRVILKGGDYITQYLAQREGVSFEEAERIKLSEGLKNSNVRDALEKIIASLGRDIKGTILMSGGGSRMLGLRELFDKTIKNEYVSPELNSAFGASLKFVYRDCSPDFIGEELSEKELKRVMLAFGSSLLIFLISVSSMNFLGDRFVREIREAERKAFKEGFPELPTIAVRDQVKSMVTSGGYELTKDLLKLSEKLKEGVEIYKLEFKDGKLSVVGSTREEKIATELGAKSLKKTPEGAYEFEVEIE, encoded by the coding sequence ATGATATACACAGGCGTTGATGGAGCTAAAAGCGTAAGTGTTGACTTCTCCTTTCTTAAAAGGGATTGGAAAATCTCGGACAGAAAGGGCAGAAGGATATACGTGGTTCCTTCCCATCTGAGTTTTGTGAAATTGGAAGACACAGAGGTTAGTAACCTGTACGACCTGAGAAGAGCCTTAGCCCTTGAGATAGAGGAAAGGTTTGGAGAGGTTCTTTGGGACGTTAAACTCAAAGGTAAGAGGTACTATCTGGGAGTTGTGAGAGACTTTCCCGTTCCGGAAGATGCTTTCTCCATAGAGCCGGAAATTTTCTCCCTGGCGAGGGTGCCCAGGGCTCTTTCCCTTGACGATTGTTACGTCCTTGACCTCGGAAGGAAAAAGACAACCCTGGTAAGGGTGTCCGAGGGTCAACTTCAGTCCTACAGGGTTATCCTGAAAGGTGGCGATTACATAACCCAATACCTTGCCCAGAGGGAAGGTGTCTCCTTTGAAGAGGCTGAGAGGATAAAGCTTTCAGAAGGCTTGAAAAACTCCAACGTCAGGGACGCTTTGGAGAAGATAATAGCCTCTCTGGGCAGGGATATAAAGGGAACTATCCTTATGAGCGGAGGGGGTAGCAGGATGCTCGGGTTGAGGGAGCTCTTTGATAAGACTATAAAGAACGAGTATGTTTCTCCGGAGCTTAACTCTGCCTTTGGAGCCTCCCTTAAGTTTGTTTACAGGGACTGTTCCCCAGACTTCATAGGGGAAGAACTCTCAGAAAAAGAGCTTAAAAGGGTTATGCTCGCCTTTGGGTCTTCCCTTTTAATCTTCCTTATCTCTGTTTCATCTATGAACTTTTTGGGCGACCGCTTTGTAAGAGAAATTAGGGAAGCGGAGAGAAAAGCTTTCAAAGAGGGGTTTCCCGAGCTTCCAACGATAGCCGTTAGAGACCAGGTTAAGAGTATGGTCACCTCTGGAGGTTATGAGCTCACGAAAGACCTGTTAAAACTGTCTGAAAAACTCAAAGAGGGTGTAGAGATTTACAAGTTGGAGTTTAAGGACGGAAAACTCAGTGTTGTGGGTAGCACGAGAGAGGAGAAGATTGCCACAGAACTCGGCGCTAAATCTTTAAAGAAGACTCCAGAAGGAGCTTACGAGTTTGAGGTGGAGATAGAATGA
- a CDS encoding class I SAM-dependent methyltransferase, translating into MSLFEGVSLRYDQWYEKPFGRSAFELELSCLKRLVGNFRRGLEVGVGTGRFASALGVEFGLDPSFDMLKLARKRGIKCVQGVGEELPFRDRSFDLVLIVVSICFVEEPLRVLKESKRVLNEGGKLILGLIPKESLWAEFYTKKGIEGHPIYRHAKFYSLKDIEVMLSESGFAIGSVTSTLLEEPQDERPISNKAIVKGFARNAGFSCISATLTPL; encoded by the coding sequence GTGAGCCTGTTTGAAGGTGTATCACTGAGATACGACCAGTGGTACGAGAAACCTTTCGGCAGGTCTGCCTTTGAACTTGAGTTAAGCTGCCTTAAAAGGCTGGTGGGTAACTTCAGAAGGGGGCTTGAAGTTGGGGTTGGGACAGGTAGGTTTGCCTCTGCCCTGGGTGTGGAGTTTGGACTGGACCCATCCTTTGATATGCTGAAGCTTGCCAGGAAAAGGGGAATTAAATGTGTCCAAGGTGTTGGGGAAGAGCTACCTTTCCGGGACAGGAGCTTTGACCTTGTTCTTATCGTGGTTTCCATATGTTTCGTGGAGGAACCCTTGAGGGTCCTAAAGGAGAGCAAGCGTGTCTTGAATGAAGGCGGTAAGCTCATACTCGGTTTGATTCCAAAGGAGAGCCTGTGGGCTGAGTTCTACACAAAGAAGGGCATAGAAGGTCATCCCATTTACAGACACGCAAAGTTTTACTCTCTGAAAGACATTGAGGTCATGCTCTCGGAAAGCGGTTTCGCAATAGGCTCCGTTACAAGCACGCTCCTGGAAGAACCTCAGGACGAGAGACCTATCTCTAACAAGGCTATCGTGAAAGGTTTTGCAAGGAATGCGGGTTTCAGCTGCATAAGCGCTACTTTAACACCTCTGTGA
- a CDS encoding alpha/beta hydrolase encodes MRGLLFLIVFLYVFSFGKPVSIDIDFEGRKLKANAEWVVPEGVDPKEKGAVLWLHGLFQTYSMREPIAQQRELWVSAGFPVLSPTLTLGRSDRKEPYDCSYPIDNPYELNIREIKEWIKWLKAQGVKKIVLAGHSIGGQQVIHTAEEMKGDKSIVALLAVAPAKGIPREHPLLKEAEKLVKTGKGKTFLETSFFYCQKVKVSARTLYTYYGLDRNIGVSLQRLGIPVLVVAGGMDDRVKDLPDFLNPYIENKKNVRLEVIDYADHFFRDLAAEDLSAIAVEFFTEVLK; translated from the coding sequence ATGAGGGGGTTGCTCTTTTTAATAGTTTTTCTGTACGTCTTTTCCTTTGGGAAGCCTGTCTCCATAGACATAGACTTTGAAGGTAGGAAGTTAAAGGCTAACGCCGAATGGGTTGTTCCAGAGGGGGTTGACCCGAAGGAGAAGGGAGCGGTTTTGTGGCTCCATGGACTTTTCCAGACTTATAGTATGAGAGAACCCATAGCCCAGCAGAGAGAGCTTTGGGTGTCTGCAGGTTTCCCGGTCCTATCTCCCACCCTTACCCTTGGAAGGAGTGACAGGAAGGAGCCCTATGACTGCTCCTACCCAATTGATAATCCTTACGAGCTGAACATAAGGGAAATAAAGGAGTGGATAAAGTGGCTCAAAGCTCAGGGGGTTAAAAAGATAGTTCTTGCCGGGCACTCCATAGGTGGGCAGCAGGTTATACATACCGCCGAGGAGATGAAGGGGGATAAAAGCATAGTTGCTCTGCTTGCGGTAGCCCCAGCTAAGGGCATTCCAAGGGAACACCCCCTGCTGAAGGAGGCTGAGAAGCTGGTGAAAACGGGTAAGGGGAAGACCTTTCTGGAAACGAGCTTCTTCTATTGTCAGAAGGTGAAGGTTAGTGCAAGAACCTTGTACACCTATTACGGGCTTGACAGGAACATAGGAGTTTCCCTCCAGAGGCTTGGTATCCCCGTACTGGTTGTGGCTGGAGGAATGGATGACAGGGTTAAAGACCTGCCCGACTTTTTGAACCCCTACATAGAAAACAAGAAGAACGTAAGGCTTGAGGTTATAGACTACGCAGACCACTTCTTCAGAGACCTTGCCGCTGAAGACCTGAGTGCTATCGCGGTTGAGTTTTTCACAGAGGTGTTAAAGTAG
- a CDS encoding YqiA/YcfP family alpha/beta fold hydrolase: MFFYDENNPEKLWIHLHGFATNVLGSKIEFARNYFRRTKAYSFFAMDMDYEKHTTTEVLIVLEAIVLGFSERYKHITLCGSSHGAYIATNYIRFRKLGNIKGLLLLAPSFETLSLIVKELGEEKVKRWLEGKETLRFKEQDLEIEVRQDFATDIIRNGYEILQGNEVRFPEEPPVDIVIVHGEEDEVVPIERTRLFVEHVRVNRFLEVEDDHQLSKSFGKVLTELVERGEL, encoded by the coding sequence ATGTTCTTTTACGATGAGAACAATCCAGAGAAGCTCTGGATACACCTTCACGGCTTTGCAACTAACGTTCTTGGTTCAAAGATAGAGTTTGCGCGGAACTACTTTAGGAGAACAAAGGCGTACTCATTCTTTGCCATGGATATGGATTACGAGAAACACACAACAACGGAGGTTCTTATCGTTCTTGAGGCTATCGTTCTTGGTTTTTCGGAAAGATACAAGCACATAACACTGTGCGGAAGTTCCCACGGAGCGTATATCGCAACCAACTACATAAGGTTCAGGAAACTCGGTAACATCAAAGGTCTCCTGCTGCTTGCACCGTCCTTTGAGACCTTAAGTCTGATAGTAAAGGAGCTCGGTGAGGAGAAGGTTAAGAGGTGGCTTGAGGGTAAAGAGACTCTGAGGTTTAAAGAGCAGGACCTAGAGATAGAGGTCAGACAAGACTTCGCAACAGACATAATAAGAAACGGGTATGAGATTCTCCAGGGGAACGAGGTCAGGTTCCCTGAAGAGCCTCCCGTTGACATAGTGATAGTTCATGGAGAAGAAGATGAGGTAGTTCCCATAGAGAGAACGAGGCTCTTCGTTGAGCATGTGAGGGTGAATAGGTTTCTGGAAGTTGAAGACGACCACCAGCTCAGTAAAAGTTTCGGAAAAGTTCTTACAGAACTTGTTGAGAGAGGCGAGCTTTGA
- a CDS encoding TIGR00269 family protein, whose translation MKCRICGKKPVIYMPHHRLALCKEDFISWFERYTDRTIKEFSMFSPEDRILVAVSGGKDSLALWHVLRKLGYEADGFYLHLGIGGYSERSRNKVESFAKNLGAKVIVVDLREEIADIPQLERLTSREACSVCGLVKRYNFNRVAKEHGYNVVVTGHNLDDEASSLLANVINWNIKYLGRKFPVLEEEEGFVKKAKPFCKFSEKETALYALLNGIDFIEEECPFSEDASSIFYKEILNSIEEKFPGTKMRFYLEYLRKMYPRFREEEERTLQPCKVCGEPSPSEICPVCRLKERIAAKRT comes from the coding sequence ATGAAGTGTAGAATCTGTGGAAAGAAACCAGTTATATACATGCCCCATCACAGGCTCGCCCTCTGTAAGGAGGACTTCATAAGCTGGTTTGAAAGGTACACGGATAGGACTATAAAAGAGTTTTCCATGTTTTCGCCTGAAGACAGAATACTCGTTGCGGTCTCCGGAGGTAAAGACAGCCTTGCTCTCTGGCATGTCCTTAGAAAACTTGGATACGAGGCAGACGGCTTTTACCTTCATCTGGGTATAGGTGGATACTCTGAGCGTTCAAGGAATAAGGTTGAAAGTTTCGCCAAAAACCTTGGAGCAAAGGTTATAGTTGTTGACCTGAGGGAAGAGATCGCAGACATACCTCAACTGGAAAGGCTCACCTCAAGGGAAGCCTGTTCGGTATGCGGTCTTGTTAAGAGATACAACTTCAACAGGGTTGCTAAGGAGCATGGATATAACGTGGTTGTGACAGGGCACAACCTTGATGATGAGGCGAGCTCACTGCTGGCAAACGTTATAAATTGGAACATCAAATACCTGGGCAGGAAGTTTCCAGTCCTTGAGGAAGAGGAAGGATTCGTTAAAAAGGCAAAGCCGTTCTGTAAGTTCTCCGAGAAGGAAACAGCCCTTTATGCCCTTTTGAACGGTATAGACTTCATAGAGGAAGAATGCCCCTTTTCCGAAGATGCAAGCTCCATCTTCTACAAGGAAATCCTAAACAGTATAGAGGAGAAGTTTCCAGGAACAAAGATGAGGTTTTACTTGGAATACCTCAGGAAGATGTATCCCAGGTTCAGGGAAGAGGAAGAGAGAACGCTTCAACCCTGCAAGGTATGCGGTGAACCCAGTCCTTCGGAGATATGTCCAGTATGCAGACTCAAGGAAAGGATTGCAGCGAAGAGAACCTGA
- a CDS encoding menaquinone biosynthesis protein, which produces MFLQMLRVGKVAYLNTLPMFYSFGGFKLVEGHPTELVKKLRAGEIDAGIVSSAEYFFNPQDYYILPDISISSKGKVCSVLLLSNKPLEEVEKVRITPNSLTSRYLLTFVLKEVHGIAPKEVTEGEDALLLIGDEALNLRELYRFTYDLGEEWFNATGLPFVFALFLIRKDVPEEGIRALHRELKTSIQTFFADLKKDRVQLPGNKDFLKHYFSNCIDYELGAEHLKSLRRFFTFLERETGKSAPEFISLFPLL; this is translated from the coding sequence ATGTTCCTTCAGATGCTCAGAGTAGGAAAGGTAGCTTACCTTAACACACTTCCGATGTTTTACTCCTTTGGTGGCTTTAAACTCGTTGAGGGGCACCCAACAGAACTTGTTAAGAAGCTCAGGGCTGGGGAGATTGATGCGGGTATAGTATCCTCTGCCGAATACTTTTTCAATCCACAGGACTACTATATACTCCCTGATATATCCATATCCTCCAAGGGGAAGGTATGTTCCGTTCTTCTCCTTTCTAACAAACCTCTTGAAGAGGTAGAAAAGGTACGCATAACACCGAACTCTCTGACTTCTCGCTACCTTCTGACCTTTGTCCTAAAAGAGGTACATGGTATAGCACCAAAGGAAGTTACAGAGGGTGAGGACGCCCTTCTGCTTATAGGGGATGAAGCTTTAAATCTTAGGGAGCTGTACAGGTTCACCTATGACCTGGGCGAGGAATGGTTTAATGCTACGGGGCTACCCTTCGTGTTCGCTCTATTTCTGATAAGGAAAGACGTGCCAGAGGAGGGAATCCGGGCTCTACACAGGGAACTTAAAACCTCTATACAGACTTTCTTCGCCGACCTTAAAAAGGACAGGGTTCAACTTCCAGGGAACAAAGATTTCCTTAAGCATTACTTCTCTAACTGTATAGATTACGAGTTGGGGGCTGAACACCTGAAGTCCCTGAGAAGGTTCTTCACCTTCTTAGAGAGGGAAACGGGAAAATCCGCTCCTGAGTTTATCTCTCTCTTTCCCCTCTTATAA
- a CDS encoding inositol-3-phosphate synthase, protein MAGKVRVAIAGVGNCASSLIQGIYYYKKRQNTNLEGIMTEDIGGYKPWNLEIVAAWDIDARKVGKDVSEAIFAPPNCTAVFEPEVPNLGVKVRMGKVLDGYAPHMKDYPEDRTFVLANEKEDELEDVVSVLKESQADVLINYVPVGSEEAARFYAQACLEAGVSFINAMPTFIVSDPEWAKKFEERGIPVVGDDIKSQVGATIVHRTLSQLFLDRGVKLERTYQLNFGGNTDFLNMLARERLKTKKVSKTEAVTSIIPGGISWENVHIGPSDWVPWLKDRKIAYIRLEGKLFGDVPMYVELKLDVEDSPNSAGSMMDAVRCAKLARDRGIGGPLYSISAYTMKHPPIQYPDWQAKKYVEEFIRGERER, encoded by the coding sequence ATGGCAGGAAAGGTCAGGGTTGCCATTGCGGGGGTTGGCAACTGCGCAAGCTCGTTAATACAGGGTATCTATTACTACAAGAAGAGACAGAATACAAATCTTGAAGGCATAATGACTGAGGACATAGGCGGGTATAAGCCATGGAACCTTGAGATAGTGGCAGCCTGGGACATAGACGCCAGGAAGGTCGGTAAAGACGTCTCTGAAGCCATATTCGCGCCTCCTAACTGCACCGCTGTATTTGAGCCTGAAGTTCCAAATTTGGGAGTTAAGGTCAGGATGGGGAAGGTTCTTGACGGTTATGCTCCTCACATGAAGGACTATCCCGAGGACAGAACTTTCGTTTTAGCCAACGAAAAAGAAGATGAACTTGAGGACGTTGTGAGTGTTCTAAAGGAGTCTCAAGCTGATGTATTGATAAACTACGTCCCTGTAGGCTCGGAGGAAGCTGCAAGGTTTTATGCCCAAGCCTGTTTAGAGGCTGGAGTTTCTTTTATAAACGCTATGCCCACCTTTATAGTCTCAGACCCTGAATGGGCAAAGAAGTTTGAGGAGAGGGGAATCCCTGTGGTAGGAGATGATATAAAGTCCCAGGTGGGGGCTACCATAGTTCACAGAACACTCTCCCAACTTTTCCTTGATAGGGGTGTAAAGTTGGAGAGAACCTATCAGCTCAACTTCGGTGGAAATACGGACTTTCTGAACATGCTTGCAAGGGAGAGGTTAAAAACCAAGAAGGTCTCAAAGACGGAGGCGGTAACCTCAATTATACCCGGAGGAATAAGCTGGGAGAACGTCCATATAGGACCTTCCGATTGGGTGCCCTGGCTCAAGGATAGGAAGATAGCCTACATAAGGCTTGAGGGGAAGCTGTTTGGTGATGTTCCTATGTATGTGGAGCTTAAGCTTGATGTTGAAGACTCACCTAACAGTGCCGGGTCAATGATGGATGCGGTTAGATGTGCAAAGCTTGCCAGGGACAGGGGAATCGGTGGACCCCTTTACTCTATAAGCGCTTACACTATGAAGCACCCACCCATTCAGTATCCGGACTGGCAGGCTAAGAAGTATGTAGAGGAGTTTATAAGAGGGGAAAGAGAGAGATAA